A single window of Candidatus Microthrix subdominans DNA harbors:
- a CDS encoding J domain-containing protein → MLTVFLVAVGFRLAALTLPTDERRRVNRIAIQITLAAAALGIGVGLVTPLPPLVTMIVGSTAGAIAATAMILGQGASHRASNLSLTPGFSLSSLARRSGRLAGAHAGQATALGGALRDLLEQFEADFGPWGEGRLDPGQPSGGGQTSGRPKPISTPGDAPYRVLGVDRSDDRAAVRKRYLELVKRDHPDSYPTTGEQTPDQAQRQARAEANLKIITEAYRLIRVERGWS, encoded by the coding sequence GTGCTGACCGTCTTCCTCGTCGCGGTCGGATTCCGGCTCGCTGCGTTAACACTGCCAACGGACGAACGTCGGCGCGTCAACCGGATCGCCATCCAGATCACACTGGCGGCCGCTGCGCTGGGGATCGGGGTCGGCCTGGTGACCCCACTGCCACCGCTGGTCACCATGATCGTCGGCTCCACCGCCGGGGCGATCGCAGCGACGGCGATGATCCTGGGCCAGGGCGCCTCCCACCGGGCGTCGAACCTATCGCTGACCCCAGGCTTCTCGCTGTCGTCGCTCGCCCGCCGCAGCGGGCGGCTGGCCGGGGCCCACGCCGGGCAGGCGACAGCGCTCGGTGGTGCCCTCCGGGACCTACTCGAGCAGTTCGAAGCAGACTTCGGCCCGTGGGGCGAGGGACGGCTCGACCCGGGACAACCATCAGGCGGCGGCCAAACGTCGGGTCGCCCCAAGCCGATCTCGACGCCCGGCGACGCCCCCTACCGGGTACTCGGCGTCGATCGCAGCGACGATCGGGCCGCCGTACGCAAGCGGTACCTGGAGCTGGTCAAGCGGGACCACCCGGACAGCTACCCCACCACGGGCGAGCAGACGCCGGACCAGGCGCAGCGGCAGGCCCGGGCCGAAGCGAACCTCAAGATCATCACCGAGGCCTACCGCCTGATCCGCGTCGAACGCGGCTGGAGCTGA
- a CDS encoding amidohydrolase yields MPTHAGALVLTGGTIITCDADDRVLDDGALAIVGDRLAAVGPTADVTAAYPGAARHPLGGAIVMPGLINAHTHLAMTLFRGLADDVDLEGFLDRIMPAEANVLSGEAVRDGVTLAVAESLLGGVTAALDMYFWDGVASEVARSGGLRLAGGPAFLGGGSPEGTSFDAQVERARRLWADQAEETPDDPIGRWAHPHSTYTVDPDQLALVAEAARAAGARLHTHASESAGEVAMVSAARGMRPIALLDSLGLLGPDVVLAHAVHLDEAEIAAIAASGTSVAHCPASNLKLGSGIAPIPALLAAGVVIGLGTDGPASSNDLDLFAVMRLTALIHKGVSGDATTMTAHQVLRAATIGGATLLGAGDSLGSLEVGKQADLVVLDAGAPHLTPSYDPIGTVVYAAGRGDVTDVWMAGRRVVADRTLLTIDVAAARHAVAGRRDQVLAALS; encoded by the coding sequence GTGCCCACTCACGCGGGAGCCCTGGTGCTCACCGGCGGCACGATCATCACCTGCGACGCCGACGACCGGGTACTCGACGATGGTGCGCTCGCCATCGTCGGCGATCGGTTGGCGGCCGTCGGCCCGACCGCCGACGTCACCGCCGCCTATCCGGGCGCCGCTCGGCACCCCCTTGGCGGGGCGATCGTGATGCCCGGCCTGATCAACGCCCACACCCACTTGGCGATGACGCTTTTTCGTGGGCTGGCCGACGACGTCGACCTGGAGGGATTCCTCGATCGCATCATGCCCGCCGAGGCCAACGTGTTGTCCGGCGAGGCCGTCCGCGACGGCGTCACCCTCGCCGTCGCCGAGTCGCTGCTCGGCGGGGTGACCGCCGCCCTCGACATGTACTTCTGGGACGGGGTGGCCTCCGAGGTCGCCCGCAGCGGTGGCCTACGCCTGGCCGGCGGCCCCGCGTTTCTCGGCGGGGGTAGCCCGGAGGGCACCAGCTTCGACGCCCAGGTCGAGCGCGCCCGGAGGCTCTGGGCCGACCAGGCCGAGGAAACGCCCGACGATCCGATCGGCCGCTGGGCCCACCCCCACTCCACCTACACGGTCGACCCCGATCAGCTCGCGCTGGTGGCCGAGGCTGCCCGCGCCGCCGGTGCACGCCTTCACACCCACGCTTCGGAGTCGGCCGGTGAGGTGGCGATGGTCAGCGCCGCCCGGGGCATGCGGCCCATCGCGCTCCTCGACTCGTTGGGGCTGCTCGGCCCCGACGTCGTGCTCGCCCACGCCGTGCACCTCGACGAGGCCGAGATCGCCGCCATCGCCGCCTCCGGCACCTCGGTTGCCCACTGCCCGGCGTCCAACCTCAAGCTGGGCTCGGGTATCGCCCCCATCCCCGCCCTGCTCGCCGCCGGCGTGGTGATCGGGCTGGGTACCGACGGCCCGGCGTCCTCCAACGACCTCGACCTGTTTGCCGTCATGCGCCTCACCGCCCTGATCCACAAGGGGGTCAGCGGCGATGCGACCACCATGACAGCGCACCAGGTGCTGCGGGCGGCCACGATTGGCGGGGCAACGCTGCTTGGTGCCGGCGACTCGCTGGGATCGCTCGAGGTTGGCAAACAGGCCGACCTGGTCGTGCTCGATGCCGGAGCTCCCCACCTGACGCCCAGCTACGACCCGATCGGCACGGTCGTCTACGCCGCCGGACGGGGCGACGTCACCGACGTGTGGATGGCCGGACGCCGGGTGGTCGCCGACCGGACCCTGCTCACCATCGACGTCGCCGCCGCCCGTCACGCGGTCGCAGGGCGCCGCGACCAGGTGCTGGCAGCGCTCTCCTGA
- a CDS encoding purine-nucleoside phosphorylase encodes MSARPQPLDGPSEPFALAARAAEQLAGRLGRDDHRLALWLGSGWQRALDELNVTATTSTDELAGFQPAGAMGHGSEAHSVRVDAPEGESLQALVFTGRTHLYEGHGPAAVAHGVRTAAAAGCTVAVLTNAAGCLRSGDAGASDGGPDGAGAAWPIGSPVLISDQLNLTGASPLTGPLPPPPHAYRHVDLTDAYHPRLRGLARNVAPDLPEGVYAGFHGPEFETPAEITAVGRAGADLVGQSTVLETIAARQVGLGVLGISLITNAAAGLGGALSASEVIEVAGAAAPKLARLLARVLAALAADTELWEGSVL; translated from the coding sequence ATGAGCGCCAGGCCCCAACCGCTCGACGGCCCCTCAGAGCCGTTCGCTCTGGCCGCACGAGCGGCCGAGCAGCTCGCCGGTCGGCTGGGTCGCGACGACCACCGGTTGGCGCTGTGGCTGGGCTCGGGTTGGCAGCGAGCGCTCGACGAGCTGAACGTCACCGCCACCACGTCCACCGACGAGCTGGCCGGCTTTCAACCGGCCGGCGCCATGGGGCACGGCTCGGAGGCGCACAGCGTGCGGGTCGACGCCCCCGAAGGCGAGAGCCTGCAGGCGCTGGTGTTTACCGGTCGCACCCACCTGTACGAGGGTCACGGCCCTGCGGCGGTGGCGCACGGCGTTCGCACGGCTGCGGCGGCCGGTTGCACGGTTGCGGTGCTGACCAACGCCGCCGGGTGCCTGCGAAGCGGCGATGCGGGGGCGAGCGATGGTGGCCCCGACGGCGCAGGCGCAGCGTGGCCCATCGGCAGCCCGGTGCTGATCAGCGACCAGCTCAACCTCACCGGTGCGTCGCCACTTACCGGCCCCCTCCCCCCACCTCCGCACGCCTACCGCCACGTCGACCTCACCGATGCGTACCACCCCCGCCTGCGCGGCCTGGCCCGGAACGTTGCGCCCGACCTGCCCGAGGGCGTGTACGCCGGCTTCCACGGGCCCGAGTTCGAGACACCGGCCGAGATCACTGCGGTCGGGCGAGCCGGCGCCGACCTGGTAGGACAATCGACCGTGCTCGAGACGATCGCCGCCCGCCAGGTGGGCCTGGGCGTGCTGGGCATCAGCCTGATTACCAATGCCGCCGCCGGGCTGGGGGGAGCGCTGTCCGCCTCTGAGGTGATCGAGGTGGCCGGCGCCGCCGCTCCCAAGTTGGCCCGCCTGCTCGCCCGGGTGCTCGCAGCACTGGCCGCCGACACCGAACTGTGGGAAGGCTCTGTTCTGTGA
- a CDS encoding alkaline phosphatase D family protein, whose protein sequence is MLERAATRRRFLRGAALIGAGALGAACSSDDGGDGASAESVAATTLPPVPELEGDPFALGVASGDPNDTSVVLWTRVVIDPARTDGGVGEAPVPVAWELAGDEAFDRVVASGTEVARGESAHSVHAIADGLEPDGTYWYRFSIGETISPVGRTRTMPSAGKQPASGQFRFALATCQDFQGGRYAAWRDAAELDDLDAVVFLGDYIYELENLFTGPDGDTSRQYTSPVPKDLKGFRARYGQVKGDEQLQAAHAAAPFFATWDDHEVLNNYNVAVDPELRAAAYQAWWEHQPVRLPPPENGELAVYRTLDVGGLIQLFILDTRQYSDEPPCPGDDGLGTVADCAQRADDQRTMLGEDQRAWLLDGLAASETTWTALANPVLFAGLVAGETDEGTPQFYMDTWDGFPAERAAIRSALAELDNPVVLTGDYHASFVLDVNGPSPSGEATDPTAGDTVCPEFLVTAISSILFSANYNDLNPQVRYFQAKHGYAVFTVTEDRFECEFRYVDDVWDANSTITVGPTWAVDAGEHVATEVTA, encoded by the coding sequence GTGCTCGAACGTGCGGCCACCCGGCGCCGGTTCCTCCGCGGCGCAGCGCTGATCGGCGCTGGCGCGCTGGGGGCGGCATGCAGCTCCGACGACGGTGGCGACGGAGCGTCCGCCGAGTCTGTGGCAGCCACCACCCTGCCGCCGGTCCCCGAGCTCGAGGGCGACCCGTTTGCCCTCGGGGTCGCCTCCGGAGATCCGAACGACACGTCGGTTGTCCTGTGGACCCGGGTGGTCATCGATCCCGCCCGGACAGACGGGGGTGTCGGCGAGGCTCCGGTGCCGGTCGCCTGGGAGCTTGCCGGCGACGAGGCATTCGACCGGGTGGTCGCTTCGGGCACCGAGGTGGCCCGTGGCGAGTCCGCCCACTCGGTGCACGCCATCGCCGACGGGCTCGAGCCGGACGGAACCTATTGGTATCGGTTCTCGATCGGCGAGACCATCTCACCAGTCGGTCGCACCCGCACCATGCCGTCGGCCGGAAAGCAGCCGGCGTCGGGCCAGTTCCGCTTTGCCCTGGCCACCTGCCAGGACTTCCAGGGCGGCCGCTACGCCGCTTGGCGCGACGCCGCCGAGCTGGACGATCTCGACGCCGTCGTGTTCCTGGGCGACTACATCTACGAGTTGGAGAACCTCTTCACCGGACCCGACGGCGATACCAGCCGCCAGTACACGTCGCCGGTCCCCAAGGACCTCAAGGGGTTCCGGGCCCGCTACGGCCAGGTGAAGGGGGACGAACAGCTTCAGGCCGCACACGCCGCCGCCCCCTTCTTTGCCACCTGGGATGATCACGAAGTCCTCAACAACTACAACGTGGCAGTCGATCCCGAGCTTCGTGCCGCCGCCTACCAGGCTTGGTGGGAGCACCAGCCGGTGCGGCTGCCGCCACCCGAGAACGGCGAGCTGGCGGTGTACCGCACCCTCGACGTGGGTGGGCTGATCCAGCTGTTCATCCTCGACACCCGCCAGTACTCCGACGAGCCGCCGTGCCCAGGCGACGACGGCCTGGGCACGGTCGCCGACTGTGCCCAGCGCGCCGATGACCAGCGCACGATGCTTGGCGAGGACCAGCGCGCCTGGCTGCTCGACGGGCTGGCGGCGTCGGAAACGACATGGACCGCGTTGGCCAACCCGGTGCTGTTCGCCGGGCTGGTCGCCGGCGAGACCGACGAGGGCACTCCTCAGTTCTACATGGACACCTGGGACGGCTTCCCCGCCGAACGGGCCGCGATCCGTTCGGCGCTCGCCGAGCTGGACAACCCGGTGGTCCTCACCGGCGACTACCACGCCAGCTTTGTGCTCGACGTCAACGGCCCGAGCCCATCCGGCGAGGCGACGGACCCGACTGCCGGCGACACGGTGTGCCCGGAGTTTCTGGTCACCGCCATCAGCTCGATCCTCTTCAGCGCCAACTACAACGATCTCAACCCCCAGGTGCGCTACTTCCAGGCCAAGCACGGCTACGCCGTGTTCACGGTGACCGAGGACCGCTTCGAGTGCGAGTTCCGCTATGTCGACGACGTCTGGGATGCCAACAGCACGATCACGGTCGGTCCGACGTGGGCGGTCGACGCCGGCGAACATGTAGCCACCGAGGTGACCGCCTGA
- a CDS encoding FtsX-like permease family protein → MILRLTLRSARAHILRFLLTTFAVLIGVTFITTAYGLADQLRSILDEETSGAGALGDVGEIPGANRLLFVSPELTSFGFGGSLDAALVDEIDGIDGVASAVGQSQRGVAFGVPGRRVDALGAIQSSATTSAFDEARWKLTSGTAPKGPDQLAVNSDGLSAADAQVGDTASVFLPTGRRDMTITGVVSSVTPESSSLFTFTSAVAVFDPAVNAQLFGGGNRIDSILVAVAPDADVATVSSAIEANLPSGITVGDAEDLTGQVVGLINTIVDGIETGMLVFAGITLFVGTFLVANTFSIVVAQRTRELAVLRAVGAGRRQVFVSVLGEAAVIGLIASLLGLAAGLALSTLAGWAIDTDRGFELIVSGRTVGIGFGIGLGVTLLSALFPALKAIRVSPVAAMRDTESDPSRSGLSGLLMGLLALGVGLTGIVIGLGGGRSTPQRIALIGGGAIVMFLALAALSRVIAAPAVRLIGAPLGSGPVPTLARTNAARNPKRTATTASALMIGLALIALVATVGLSVRQSLENQLRNNTTATWYLVPNQFVPPDPAAITDALSGAEGVAAVVPSSFANATVEGPAGKTTGVAVARLSEVGEVYDLNITDGPSDGGVWLSSDAADNQGVGQGARVTVSTGTGAETTATVGAIYTRTAALSDIIIDERVADEVGAQAFVQAIAIKATPDTSPAALKASIEPVAADFANAEVITPRQFEESQTGPLDIAVKAVAALLLASVLVAGLGVANTLALSVYERTREIGLLRAVGMTRRQIRKTVRREAVITSVFGGLLGVVVGTALGSAAVKVLPDSLSNTLVIPWLWIIACIMFTMLMGLLAALWPAWRAARMNMLDAISHE, encoded by the coding sequence GTGATACTTCGGCTGACCCTGCGGAGCGCCCGAGCCCACATACTTCGGTTCCTGCTCACCACCTTTGCGGTGCTCATCGGCGTCACCTTCATCACGACGGCCTACGGGCTGGCGGACCAGCTGCGGAGCATCCTCGACGAGGAGACCTCCGGCGCCGGCGCGCTGGGCGACGTCGGCGAGATTCCCGGTGCCAATCGGCTGTTGTTCGTGTCACCCGAGCTCACGTCGTTCGGATTCGGCGGCTCGCTCGATGCTGCCCTGGTCGACGAGATCGACGGCATCGACGGCGTCGCATCGGCGGTCGGGCAAAGCCAGCGTGGCGTCGCTTTCGGCGTGCCAGGGCGTCGCGTCGACGCCCTGGGGGCCATACAGAGTTCGGCCACCACCTCCGCCTTCGACGAGGCCCGGTGGAAGCTCACCTCCGGCACCGCCCCCAAAGGCCCCGATCAGTTGGCGGTCAACAGCGACGGTCTCAGCGCCGCCGACGCCCAGGTGGGCGACACGGCCTCGGTGTTTCTGCCGACCGGGCGACGGGACATGACCATCACCGGGGTGGTTTCGTCGGTGACCCCGGAGTCCTCCAGTTTGTTCACGTTCACCTCGGCGGTCGCCGTGTTCGACCCGGCGGTCAATGCCCAGCTGTTCGGCGGCGGCAACCGGATCGACAGCATCCTGGTGGCGGTCGCCCCCGATGCCGACGTCGCCACCGTCAGCTCGGCGATCGAGGCCAACCTTCCCTCTGGCATCACGGTCGGCGACGCCGAGGACCTCACCGGCCAGGTCGTCGGCCTGATCAACACGATCGTCGACGGCATCGAGACCGGCATGTTGGTGTTTGCCGGCATCACGTTGTTCGTCGGCACGTTCCTGGTGGCCAACACGTTCTCGATCGTCGTCGCTCAGCGCACCCGGGAGCTGGCGGTGCTGCGGGCGGTCGGCGCCGGCCGGCGCCAGGTGTTCGTTTCGGTGCTCGGTGAGGCGGCGGTGATCGGGTTGATCGCCTCGCTGCTCGGTTTGGCCGCAGGGCTGGCGCTGTCCACGCTTGCGGGCTGGGCGATCGATACCGACCGAGGCTTCGAGCTGATCGTGTCGGGTCGCACCGTGGGCATCGGGTTCGGTATCGGCCTGGGGGTCACGCTGCTCTCGGCGCTGTTCCCGGCGCTCAAAGCGATCAGGGTGTCACCGGTGGCGGCGATGCGCGACACCGAGTCCGACCCGTCGCGTTCGGGGCTCTCGGGCCTGTTGATGGGCCTGCTCGCACTGGGTGTGGGCCTCACCGGCATCGTGATCGGCTTGGGCGGCGGACGGTCGACCCCACAGCGCATCGCTCTGATCGGCGGCGGTGCGATCGTGATGTTCCTGGCGCTCGCCGCGCTGTCGCGGGTGATCGCTGCGCCAGCGGTGCGGCTGATCGGAGCACCGCTCGGTTCCGGCCCGGTGCCGACGCTGGCCCGCACCAACGCCGCCCGCAACCCCAAGCGAACCGCCACCACCGCCAGCGCGCTGATGATCGGGCTGGCGCTGATCGCTTTGGTGGCCACCGTGGGCCTTTCGGTCCGTCAGAGCCTCGAGAACCAGCTGCGTAACAACACGACCGCCACCTGGTACCTCGTCCCCAACCAGTTCGTGCCCCCGGACCCGGCTGCCATCACCGACGCGCTGAGCGGGGCCGAAGGCGTGGCCGCCGTCGTGCCCAGCTCGTTCGCCAACGCCACCGTCGAAGGACCGGCCGGGAAGACGACGGGGGTGGCGGTCGCCAGGCTGAGCGAGGTGGGTGAGGTGTACGACCTCAACATCACCGACGGCCCCTCCGACGGCGGGGTATGGCTGTCGAGCGACGCTGCCGACAACCAAGGCGTCGGCCAGGGCGCCCGGGTCACCGTGTCCACAGGAACCGGCGCCGAGACCACCGCCACCGTCGGGGCGATCTACACCCGCACGGCGGCGCTGAGCGACATCATCATCGACGAGCGGGTCGCCGACGAGGTCGGCGCACAGGCTTTCGTGCAGGCCATTGCGATCAAGGCAACACCCGACACCAGCCCAGCGGCACTGAAGGCGTCGATCGAGCCGGTGGCCGCCGACTTTGCCAACGCCGAGGTGATCACCCCCAGGCAGTTCGAGGAGAGCCAGACCGGCCCACTCGACATAGCGGTGAAGGCCGTTGCCGCACTGCTGTTGGCCTCAGTGTTGGTCGCCGGGCTGGGCGTGGCCAACACCCTTGCGCTCTCGGTCTACGAACGCACCCGCGAGATCGGCCTGCTGCGAGCGGTGGGCATGACGCGCCGCCAGATCCGCAAAACGGTTCGGCGTGAGGCGGTGATCACCTCGGTGTTCGGTGGGCTGCTCGGCGTGGTGGTCGGTACTGCTCTGGGCTCGGCAGCGGTCAAGGTGCTGCCCGACTCGCTGTCGAACACCCTGGTGATCCCATGGCTGTGGATTATCGCCTGCATCATGTTCACGATGCTGATGGGCCTGCTCGCCGCGCTGTGGCCCGCCTGGCGGGCGGCGCGTATGAACATGCTCGATGCGATCTCCCACGAGTAG
- a CDS encoding crotonase/enoyl-CoA hydratase family protein, whose protein sequence is MEAVPPVDTAWECFDVSLADGVAHVQLNRPDAYNSMVLAFWTELPAIVRALDAAGTTRVMVLSSTGKHFSAGMDLAVFTDGGLGGASGATEQGRRNSSLWLMVQHLQASFTALAEARFPVLAAVQGGCIGGAVDMVSAADCRYGTEDAFVCIQEINIGMTADVGTLQRLGKLIPDGVAREWAYTGDRVPAERAREVGFFNEVFADHDALIAGVLEIAGRIAAQSPLAIWGTKEAISYARDHSTADALHQIAGWQSGMFQPGDMMEAFAAKAEKRPGVFEDLPPRP, encoded by the coding sequence ATGGAGGCCGTTCCCCCAGTGGACACAGCCTGGGAGTGCTTCGACGTGAGCCTCGCCGATGGCGTCGCCCACGTGCAGCTCAACCGCCCGGACGCCTACAACTCGATGGTGCTGGCGTTCTGGACCGAGCTTCCCGCCATCGTGAGGGCGCTCGATGCCGCCGGCACCACCCGCGTCATGGTGTTGTCGTCCACCGGCAAGCACTTCTCCGCCGGGATGGACCTGGCGGTGTTCACCGACGGCGGACTGGGCGGGGCCTCGGGCGCTACCGAGCAGGGCCGGCGCAACTCCAGCCTGTGGCTGATGGTGCAGCACCTCCAGGCCAGCTTTACCGCTTTGGCCGAGGCTCGTTTTCCCGTGTTGGCAGCCGTGCAGGGCGGCTGCATCGGCGGGGCGGTCGACATGGTGTCGGCGGCCGACTGCCGCTACGGCACCGAGGATGCCTTCGTGTGTATCCAGGAGATCAACATCGGTATGACCGCCGACGTCGGCACCTTGCAGCGCCTGGGCAAGCTGATCCCCGACGGGGTGGCGCGCGAGTGGGCCTACACCGGCGACCGCGTGCCGGCGGAGCGGGCACGCGAGGTGGGGTTCTTCAACGAGGTCTTCGCAGACCACGACGCCCTGATCGCCGGCGTGCTCGAGATCGCCGGGCGCATCGCCGCCCAGTCGCCCCTGGCGATCTGGGGCACCAAGGAGGCGATCAGCTACGCACGCGACCATTCGACCGCCGACGCGCTGCATCAGATCGCCGGGTGGCAATCGGGCATGTTTCAGCCGGGCGACATGATGGAGGCTTTCGCTGCCAAGGCCGAGAAACGCCCGGGAGTCTTCGAAGACCTTCCCCCGCGTCCGTGA
- a CDS encoding HAD-IA family hydrolase, producing the protein MTLGLFDLDNTLIDRRAMFARWASGMLERQQIDAPGALEWLIDVDGNGYGDKNRWMPLAAERFDVAEAAIAADREAHWVASIEVDASVGVALTRLADAGWVLGLVTNGPPGQWDKIHAARLAGHFDAVVVSELVGARKPEPEIFQLAAELCGHPLDGWMVGDHPHFDIEGGRRVGLNGAWMRGPDPWPDELAPPTMTVETIEEFVDAVLS; encoded by the coding sequence ATGACTTTGGGCCTGTTCGACCTTGACAACACGCTGATCGACCGCCGGGCGATGTTCGCCCGCTGGGCGTCGGGCATGTTGGAGCGGCAACAGATCGACGCGCCGGGTGCGCTCGAGTGGCTGATCGACGTCGACGGCAACGGCTACGGCGACAAGAACCGCTGGATGCCGCTGGCGGCCGAGCGATTCGACGTGGCCGAGGCGGCGATCGCCGCTGACCGCGAGGCGCACTGGGTGGCGTCGATCGAGGTCGACGCCTCGGTTGGGGTCGCCCTGACCCGGCTGGCGGATGCGGGCTGGGTGTTGGGCCTGGTGACCAACGGGCCCCCCGGCCAGTGGGACAAGATCCACGCCGCTCGCTTGGCCGGGCACTTCGACGCGGTGGTCGTGTCGGAGCTGGTCGGTGCCCGCAAGCCCGAACCGGAGATCTTCCAGCTGGCCGCCGAGCTGTGCGGCCACCCGCTCGATGGCTGGATGGTCGGCGACCACCCGCACTTCGATATCGAAGGTGGGCGCCGCGTCGGGCTGAACGGCGCGTGGATGCGGGGGCCCGACCCCTGGCCGGATGAGTTGGCCCCGCCGACGATGACCGTCGAGACGATTGAGGAGTTCGTCGATGCGGTCCTCAGCTGA
- a CDS encoding glyoxalase gives MAAEPTLCTLHIGDDPTTWRAAGFDVSQRSTTIPAIQLGAVSIQLHGADGPRGLLRWDLVLPERSASQADSPPSASAGGDLDGLPTAWVADTPEASLATHPNRVSSIDHIVVSSPDVDRTVRALTTHGFRERRRRTTGRYGEPMVQVFFWVGDVILELVGPTDVPADPGGPAAFFGLALTSATLEATAVGLGDLLGPPREAVQPGRFISTLRLDRVGGSVPTVIMSPHPGDPASA, from the coding sequence ATGGCGGCCGAACCGACCTTGTGCACCCTTCATATCGGCGATGATCCAACGACCTGGCGGGCCGCCGGATTCGACGTCAGCCAACGGTCGACAACGATTCCAGCGATCCAGCTCGGCGCGGTGAGCATTCAGCTGCACGGCGCCGACGGGCCGCGCGGCCTGCTGCGATGGGACCTTGTTCTGCCCGAGCGGTCGGCTTCACAGGCCGACTCCCCGCCATCCGCATCCGCCGGTGGCGACCTCGATGGGTTGCCGACCGCATGGGTGGCCGACACCCCAGAGGCATCCCTCGCAACCCACCCCAACCGGGTGAGCTCGATCGACCACATCGTCGTCAGCTCACCAGATGTCGATCGCACGGTGCGCGCCCTGACGACTCACGGCTTCCGGGAGCGCCGCCGACGCACGACCGGCCGCTACGGCGAACCGATGGTGCAGGTGTTCTTCTGGGTCGGCGATGTGATCCTGGAGCTGGTCGGGCCGACCGACGTGCCGGCGGATCCCGGCGGACCCGCCGCCTTCTTCGGGCTGGCACTGACCAGCGCCACCCTCGAGGCGACCGCCGTCGGGCTCGGCGACCTGCTGGGCCCACCCCGCGAGGCCGTACAGCCCGGACGTTTCATCTCCACGCTGCGGCTCGACCGGGTGGGCGGGTCGGTGCCGACCGTCATCATGAGCCCGCACCCGGGCGACCCCGCATCCGCCTGA
- a CDS encoding deoxyribodipyrimidine photo-lyase gives MVEGGTPQDRATGGGAPEHGMVDHGVVWFRKDLRLVDNPAWDAAVSKCRRITALFVVDPAIVEPAGPYRLAQLSAHLRALDEELASAGGQLWLRRGDPASVVPHVVGEVEAGALYANADAAPGSRRRDKRVHQALASTPAARHHRNEPVPFHTYWGTLVLPPLSVTTNDGGVSKVFTPFYKRWRDTPWDAWPERNPLAEDTPQVTRPPSQAAWGAGETMAIDDLPHAGDVPHHSGGSQAALGRLGAAVQRAPRYRDERDRPDLATTTELSADLHYGTLSPRRAASALGHATGGSDSEGPPADAVEGGAAIVRQLAWRDWYAHLLWAHPHLTDRAMRSEYDRLPWQNDPDEFDAWCQGRTGFPIVDAGMRQLAASGWMHNRVRMIVASFLVKDLLVDWRLGEAHFRRLLVDGDTTQNVGNWQWVAGTGPDAAPYFRVFNPTTQAEKFDPRGEFVRSWVPELAGLPPKWIHRPSEAPAGVLADAGVELGTTYPLPLIDHGDARERALAAYGQARGDTPSK, from the coding sequence GTGGTTGAGGGTGGCACTCCCCAGGACCGCGCAACCGGCGGTGGCGCGCCCGAGCACGGCATGGTCGACCACGGCGTGGTGTGGTTTCGCAAGGACCTGCGGCTCGTCGACAATCCGGCCTGGGATGCCGCCGTGTCCAAGTGCCGCCGAATCACGGCGTTGTTCGTGGTCGATCCGGCGATCGTCGAACCTGCCGGCCCGTACCGCCTTGCCCAACTGAGCGCGCACCTGCGCGCCCTCGACGAGGAGCTCGCTTCGGCGGGCGGCCAGCTGTGGTTGCGGCGCGGTGACCCGGCCTCCGTCGTGCCCCACGTGGTCGGCGAGGTGGAGGCGGGCGCACTGTACGCCAACGCGGACGCCGCCCCGGGTAGCCGCCGTCGCGACAAGCGGGTCCACCAGGCGCTGGCCTCGACACCAGCCGCCCGCCACCATCGCAACGAGCCTGTGCCCTTTCACACCTACTGGGGCACGTTGGTGCTTCCGCCGCTGTCGGTGACGACGAACGACGGCGGGGTGTCCAAGGTGTTCACGCCCTTCTACAAGCGCTGGCGGGACACCCCGTGGGACGCCTGGCCGGAGCGCAACCCCCTCGCCGAGGACACACCGCAGGTGACCCGCCCGCCGTCACAAGCGGCCTGGGGCGCCGGCGAGACGATGGCGATCGACGATCTTCCCCATGCCGGCGACGTCCCGCATCACTCCGGCGGATCCCAGGCGGCGCTTGGTCGCTTGGGCGCCGCCGTTCAGCGTGCCCCCCGCTATCGGGACGAGCGGGACCGCCCCGACCTGGCGACCACGACCGAGCTGTCGGCCGACCTGCACTACGGTACCCTGTCACCGCGACGCGCAGCGTCGGCGCTGGGGCACGCCACCGGCGGTTCCGACTCGGAGGGGCCGCCAGCGGACGCTGTCGAGGGCGGCGCAGCGATCGTCCGCCAGCTGGCCTGGCGGGACTGGTATGCCCACCTGCTGTGGGCCCACCCGCACCTGACCGACCGGGCGATGCGTAGCGAGTACGACCGGCTGCCCTGGCAGAACGATCCCGACGAGTTCGACGCCTGGTGCCAAGGGAGGACCGGGTTTCCAATCGTCGACGCCGGCATGCGCCAGCTGGCCGCCTCCGGCTGGATGCACAATCGGGTGCGAATGATCGTGGCGTCATTTCTGGTCAAGGACCTGCTCGTCGACTGGCGCCTGGGCGAAGCCCACTTTCGCCGCCTGCTCGTCGACGGTGACACCACCCAAAACGTCGGCAACTGGCAGTGGGTGGCCGGCACCGGCCCCGATGCGGCGCCCTACTTTCGGGTCTTCAACCCGACGACCCAGGCCGAGAAGTTCGATCCCCGCGGCGAGTTCGTTCGATCCTGGGTGCCCGAGTTGGCCGGTCTGCCACCGAAGTGGATCCATCGCCCATCGGAGGCCCCGGCCGGGGTGTTGGCCGATGCCGGGGTTGAGCTGGGGACGACCTATCCCCTGCCGCTGATCGACCACGGCGATGCTCGTGAGCGGGCCCTGGCAGCGTACGGTCAGGCCCGAGGCGACACCCCGTCGAAGTGA